GCTCTGCCTCTAATAATTCTTTGCCTCCTGGCAGACGATCAATTTCCGGAACCGAAGCAAAGCGCGTTAAATAGAGCCAGGCGATCAGCAGCATAATAACCGCCAGAGGAACGCCAAACATCATCCACTGCACAAAGCGGATTTGCATGTGATAGGTTTGCTCAATAAAGCCCACTAAAATCGTATTGGGCGGCGTACCGATTATGGTGGCCACACCGCCGATCGATGCCGCGTAAGCGATGCCCAGCATGAGCGCGGTTCCAAACTTAAAATGGGGCGGCGTGGTATTAATGGCATAATCGTCGCTCTTCTCGATAAAATCCACGCTTTGTTTGATCACCGCCATACCTATGGGCACCATCATCATGGTCGTGGCCGTATTGCTAATCCACATGGAAAGGAAGGCGGTGGCAATCATAAATCCCAGAATGATCCGATTGCTGCTGAAGCCGACCAGCCTGATGGTGTGCAGCGCCACTCTTTTATGCAAATTCCATTTTTCCATGGCAATGGCGATCAGGAAGCCGCCCATAAAAAGGAAGATCAAATGATGCGCGTACGGCGCGCTGGCTTCGCTGGCCTTTAGCACGCCCAGGCCCGGAAATAAGACCAGAGGCAGCAGAGCGGTTGCCGGTATGGGAATGGCTTCCGTGATCCACCAGATGGTCATCAACAGCGCCACCGCCGCAACCTTTAACGCCTGTGGATTCATTCCGCCTGACGGCCTGATGACTAAGAGCAAAAGGAACAGAATGGGGCCGCTAAAAAACCCGATCCTCTGTCGTAAAGAATACATTTTGCCGATCTCCTGAGAAATCCATCCATTTATTTACAAAATCAAACCAAACAATGCAACGCCATTCGCTAATTTTTTAATATTTTATCTTTGAGTTCATCCTAATAAAGCCTCCATTGTCATTGAGAATACTTCCTCTGGAAGATCAATCCCGGCCGGGCGGGCTAAGAAAATTTTTGTGCTGCTGGATTGGTTGAATGGTTAATTAGTTGAATGGTTGAATGGTCGCCGGGCTGTCATGCCGAATACCCGCCATGACGGTATGCGCGTAAATTGTGCCGATTTGCTTAGTTTTCGTCTTACATATTAAGATACAGTTCTATTTTTTCTTTTCGATCCTGGCGTTTACTTTTTCAGCTGACGCTGGACAAAAGGGTTTGCGTGAAAAAATTTTTGAGCTCTTTGTGGCTTCTTTGCCCTCTTGGTGGTTCTTTTTTGGTTGCTGCTGTGCTGCCTTAGATTCCTACAGTTCAACAAAAACACCGTAGCGTTTCTCTCGACCAGTCCGTCGTTTGATCGACCGTTGCGTAGAACTTCATAGAATCTATCATCCTTATTTTTTTCGCAACTTCTTTAATTACTATTACTTACATTTTTTGGCACAATAATTGTTTACTAAGCTGAAAGTTTAACAAAAAAATAAAGGAGGTAATCATGAAGCGAACCATTATCACCAGAGTATTAGGTCTGGTTTTCATTTTAAGCTTAACTTTTACACTGGTACAATGCAGCGACGATTCTAACACCGTGCTCTCTTCAACTGCGCGCTCAGGAGCGTTAACGGAAGATGTTATTAATTCATTTCCTTTAGAAGAGGTATCGCCGGCAGAGGCAGAAGGTTTGACTTTTATGCGGGAAGAGGAAAAATTAGCACGCGATGTCTATCTGACTCTCTATGGACAATGGGGCATACTGGTCTTCAACAATATTTCAGGCTCTGAACAAATGCATTTCGACGCCATGGGTTATTTGCTACAAAAATACAATATTGATGACCCTGTAGTTGTCGATTCTATCGGCGTATTTACAAACGCAGACTTGCAAAATCTGTATAACACGCTCATTGTTCAGGGCAAAGACTCAGCAGCTGCTGCTTTAAAAGTAGGCGCGTTAATTGAAGAGGTGGACATCAGAGATCTTCAAAAAGAATTGGATGAAAATGTCGATAACGAAGATATTCAATACGTTTACGAAACTTTAATGCGTGGTTCGCGCAATCATTTACGCGCTTTTGTAAGTTATCTTTCTGCGATGGGCGTTATCTATGAACCACAAATCCTGTCTCAGGAAGAATATGAGGCCATCATTAACAGTCCGATAGAGCGCGGCTTTTGATACGAAAATTAAATAATTCGCATATAAGGGCAGTTTTTAAATTGCCCTTTTTTATTCCGCTAATTATTTTGCGCTCAATTTTATCCTGTATTTTCGCAAACAAAGAAGATTTAAAGGAAAATTTGAGGAATAAAAATTTGGAATTCGCGTTTAAATCTATTAGTTTAAATCTATAGTTTTTAACGTAATTTTAGGAGTTTTTAAATGCAAATTTCGGAAAACAAGGTCGTATCTATCCACTATACCCTTAAAAATGATGCAGGGGAAGTTCTGGATAGCTCAATCGGCCAACAACCTTTAAGCTACCTGCACGGCAGGAAAAACATTATCAGCGGCCTGGAAAATGCTCTGACCGGAAAAAATGTGGGCGACAAATTTCATGTGGACATTCCGCCAGAAGAAGCTTATGGCTTGCGGAACGATGATCTGTTTCAGGTTTTACCGCGCGAAGTGTTTCAGGGTGTTGAAAATATCGAAGTGGGAATGCAGTTTTACAGCGAAACGCCCGAAGGAGTGCAAATGATTACCGTAACCAACGTCAATGGCGACGAAATTACGGTTGACGCCAATCATCCATTGGCCGGCGAGACCTTGCATTTTGACGTGGAAGTGGTCGATATTCGTGATGCCACGGAAGAAGAACTGCAGCATGGTCACGTACACGATGGAAGCCATCAGCACTAAGCGAGAACAATTCTGATATTGAAATCGAATTACGCAAAATTCCGGCCTTGTGCCGGAATTTTTTTTTTTCGAACGAAGATAGAAATCTTATAACTGCAATAAAAACTTTCTTACTTTTTTAGAGTGGACTCATGAATATTAAAAAATTAAATTTTGCATTCTTTGTGCTTGATTCAATCAAAGTTTTTTGGTGCGGTATAGCCAATTAAATCCATCTCATTTTTTTACGCCTTCTTTCAGCTTAATTCCCGCCGCAAACAGAAGCGCCGCAAAAATCCCGGCCAGAACATGAAGCGCCAGAAAAAAGGCCATAACGGAAGTATCACCCCATTCGAAGCGTTTGAACAGACTTTCGTTCAATACCCACCGTTTAAATTTTACAAAATGAATCGAATTGCAAAAGAGTCCCTTTGTAAGCAATGGATGAAATGCCGAATACAGTTGCAGGCCAACGCCTACGGAAATGTCCGCCCGAAAATTAACGCCCAGTAAAACAAACAGTGCTTCAGCCAGGGCGGCTTCGCACAGGATGGCAATAAACGGCCCCTCTACACTCATGCCAGCAAAAAAGAACTTCATTAAAGCAGCAATGACGCCCATTAACAACACACTGCCCCGCATCGGTGCCAGACGTTTTGCAGAAATTAGGAGAAGAGCGACTATAAACGGCATCCAGATGCTAAATAATTCGGGCTGTAGTCCCTTTAAAATGCGGCTGCCGTAAAGTTCAACGATTCCCCACAGGATACCAATCGAAATAATTCGTGGAATCTGCTTTTCCAACGTAATTTTTTCTTTTTCCATTTCAATTATAACAAAAAGCGCCGCTCCCCTTTACAGTGGAGCGGCGCCCGAGGTTAGAAGGTTTTATCGGTTTTCAAAAAAGGATTTTCCGGGCAGGACAAGATCGATAACCTGCTCTTTCATCTTCTTCAGATCGTAATCGTTACGTTCTTTGTAAAAATTGAACGTAGAATCAACTGCCGGCGTATTTGCGAACTTGGTACCCAGATAGTATTCTTTGTTTTTATAACGCTCTAACCATATCTGCCACTGTTCATCCGACAATAAGCCCTGCTGGTAAGCGGCTTCTACATTTTTGTACACACGATCCCAATAATCGGGATACTGATTGTAAACAAAGGGCGTTGTGTTTGATCTGGCATTTATACCCCATGCCTGGCCCGGAATATCATACAGCGGATAGGTAATAAATTTGGCCGGGCTTTTAGATTTGGCGATCTTTTTAGCTTCAGGATCGCCGTGTTCGGCAGCCCATTTAATTAATTCAATCAACTTTTCCTGCACTTCCCAGATACCATGCCACTGCGTATAGTCCGCGCCCATCATCAAAGCGCCCATGCGGAAGCGACGGCCTTCGTGATGCCAGCCGTAATACATTAAATATTCGGGTTCTTCATCCCAGCCATTTAACACCGGATCGGAATAAAATTTTCCATCCACTTCCAGACGGCTGATTTTACCTTCTTTGGTTAACTTTTTAGTCCAGTACACAAATTGACGACGGATTTCATTGTACTGTAAATTAACCAGATCTGCGGTTAACAGGTACACTTTGTAAAAATCCGGCGAATGGCAACTGGCGCAGATCGCTTCCATACGTTCGCGTTTTTTCTGCCAGTTCCCCAGGTTTTCTTCATCCCATACCGTGCGGTAGCTCCAGGACATTTGCGATTCCCATGCCAGGCGTTCGCTTACATTATGCGTCATGGGTTGAGTTTCGTTGCCGTCCATGTGGCAGGTTGTACAAACCGGGGTTTCCAGTGGAATACGTTCGTTATTTTTACTGGAATAGTTCAAATCCATATGAGCTGACTTGGCTTTAAAAATATTGCCGTGTTTGGATTCCAGATAGATTTCGATTTGCGGGTGATCGGGACCCATGTGACATTCGCCGCAGGTTTCGGGTTGACGGGCAACCGCCTTGCTGTAAGAATGCTTGGCATGACAAACGTCGCACTCGCCAACGCTGCCATCGGGCCACAAATTGCCGATGTTATGGCATTGCTCGCACCCATGCCTGGTAGAAATCGGATTTTCAAAAACAGATCGATCGGCATTCTTAAGAATCCAGAACTGATGGGCGTGCTTACTGTTGGCAAACTCTTCCACCTGTTGTTCATGGCATTTGGCGCAGTCTTTAGGTGTGGGATGTCTGCCCACTAAAATGCTGCTGCCCGTACAGGTAAAGGCGTCAAAATCATCTTTTTGCGCTTCGTGGCATTCATAGCAGCCCGTTCCGGAGACCGCGTGCATACTCTCCTTCCAGGCGTCAATCTGATTTACAGCAATTCCTTTTTCTTCGTGACAGGTAATACATTTCGCCGACATTTCATCAATCTCTATTACAGGCTCAAAAGTACGGCTTTTTTTCATCTCCACGCCGGCAACAATTAACAGAGCAATAATTAATAAAACACTGAAAATTCCTATCAGCCATTGTTGGGCTTTAACAGTATCCATACATCCTCCTAATTTTATTTAAATAACAATTGTTTCCCAGATGGTTAAAATTAAAGTAATAACCAGCGTCAATACGCCGGCCGTACGGCTAAAAATGGTTCGCTTGGTTTTATCTTTAGAAATAAGCGGTTCGATAAACGGCCAGAACGTAAAGACTAAAACGAAAGCCGCCGTGGCGTAAATGCCCACATGCAATGGCACCATTTTCAAAAATCTGTAAGTAGGGAAAAAGTACCATTCCGGTTTAATATGTTGCGGCGTAATGGCCGGATTGGCCGGTTCTCCGATTCCCGGCGGTAAAATAACCGTTAATGTGCTCATTAACGTTAAAAGAAAGAGCGTGGCAATGATGATTTTGTAAAAATGATGCGGATAAAATGGATAATATTTTTCTTCAAACCCCTCGGGAATGGAAACACCGTGCAAGCGTAAGATCACAATGTGCAGAAAAATAAAAAAGAAAATAATTCCTGGCAGGATCATTACATGCAAGGTGTAAAAACGAGTTAGGGTATTGGCATTTACCACATCGCCACCGCGCAGAAAAAAGAGCATCATATCGCCGATCAGCGGGACTTCTTTAATCATATTAGTACCCACGGTGGTTGCCCAGTAAGAGAGCTGGTTGTAAGTTAAAGAATATCCGGTAAACGAAATGGTCATGGTTAAAAAGAACAATAGTACGCCTATGATCCAGTTCAATTCCCTTGGTTTGCGATAGGCCTGCGTAAAAAATACGCGCGTCATGTGCAACAGTAATGAAATAATCATTAAATTTGCTCCCCATCTGTGCATGCCGCGCACCCAATACCCAAAACGCACATCTTCGGTAATATGCCGGATGCTTTCATAGGCCATCTCTGGCGAAGGCATAAAATAGAAGGTTAAAAACAGGCCTGTTAGCACCTGGAACCCAAATAAAATCAACGGAGTGGCGCCCATGACAAACAGCCACTTCTTCATGTGCGTGGGAATGGGTTCTTTAATAAATATTTTTTCGTTAAACTCGACAAACTTATCGTAGTCGATCGGGAAGCGTTCTAAAAACCATTCTTTGAATTTCATACCCACGGACTCCTCACTTTATCTTCCACATAAACATAAATTTTTTGGTCTTCAACAACGACCTTAAATTCATCCAGAGGTCGCGGCGGAGGGCCCCCGATAACATTCCCTAATTTGTCGAATATACCATTATGACAGGGGCAAAAAAAGCGGTTTTTATCCTGCTCCCATTTAATGATACAGCCCAGATGGGTACAAATACCAGACATGACTTTGAACTGGCCGTCATGCGGCACCACATAAACCGGAGTTTTCCCCAGACTGATTTGTTTGGGACGCCCATCCTTGAACTCCCGCTCATGAGCCACCAGGTATTTGTGGTAGGTTTTTTCCTTCTTTTCCGGGAAAATGTAAAGAATCAGGTTTCGGAAAAACAGAGCGATGCTTGCGCCTAAAGCCGCGAAGACGCCGCTCTTAAAGAAAAATTCTCGCCGATTGATTTTTTTATCCTCTTCGGCCATTACATTTCCTCCTTCTTTATTGGTTCTTCTTTTCTTAATTGGTAGCGAGGCGTAAGGTTGGCAGTTAGATTCATGAAATTCATTTTTAATGCCTCTCCGTAAAAATAGCATTCTTTTACACATTCGCCACAGTTAAAACAGGAAGGATAGATTTTATTGGATTTCGGATTGATATGGATTGGACAGCGCATGACACAGGGCGACTCCGTTTCGTTCATACTGCACACGCAATCCATTTCCGAATAGCTGACTATTAATCCTTTTTTGTAATGAAAACGTTGCAGCAGGGCGCCAACCGGACACAGTTCCCGGCACCAGATGCGATTGAAAACGACCACATCAAGCGCCAGCAATACGACAATAATTAACGACTCCGTGCCCACCATTTTCAAAAAGATTAAATCGCTGAAAAAAACGCCTATTTGTCCGGGCATGGAAACAAAATACAGAATGGGGAATCCGGCCAGCGCCGCCAGAATGAGCCAGCCGACCAAAATGCCCCAATAGCGTCGGGAATGCACAGGATAAACTCTGCCCTTTCCGGGGAAGATTTTTCGCAACCACTCGGCCAGTAAATTGTAGGGGCAAATGAAACTGCAAAAAATCTTACCCGCAAAAAAGGCGATACCCACCGGAATGATGAGCCCCAATAGTAGCGTACGGTTAAGGCTCAATGTTAATAAAAAGTCCTGCAAAGCAAACAACGGATCGACAAATTCAATCTTCCAGATGCGCAGGCTGTAATAATTACCGGTGACGAATGTGATTTTCAAAACATTTAAGATCGGAATCATCACCAAAAAAGCCAATGACAAAACTTGAATCACCCGCCGTTTACGAAAAAGAAAGGACAGCACCTTCTGTTTTCCGTTCACTTTGACGCATTCCTTTTTATTACAACGATAGACGGTTCTTCATTGGGGCAGACGTTTTCGCAAATTCCGCATCCCACGCACTTCTCCTCCACCACCACCGGATAAATCTCATCTTTTAAAATAATGGCTTCCGTGTAAATGGGGCATCGTTCGTAACAGGCCCGACAGATAATGCCCATGTAAGGTAAACAGGTCTCCTGGTCAATTTTTGCAATGCCCATTTGCACCTGCTCTTTTTTCAGAATGGGTTGCAGGGCATCGGTCGGGCATTCGGGCGGACATATCATACACAGATAACAGGGAATATCGCGGGGAATGATAACCGGCGTCCCTGAGTTTTTCCCAAGGCCCTTTTTAATCACTTTGATACTCTTATAGGGGCACACCTCCACACAGCGTCGGCATCGAATGCAGTGTTTTAAAAAAAGCTCTTCATCCAGCGCCCCGGGCGGTCTTAGCGGTTCCCGATAATTCGCAATTTTTTCCAGAATTTCCTTAAGCATCTTTCTGATCTATTTCAATTTCAGACACTTCATCTTCAAAATTAACGTAAGCCGGATATATCCCTAAAATAGCCGGATCGTTATTTTGAACTTCCTCTAAATAGGCTTTTAAATTGGTTTGGGGCGTGGTTTCTATCACTGCAACAATATAATGCCCTTCATGGATGCCATAGGTGGTTATCTCAGGCAGTTGCTCCAGGCGCTGATAGACCTTTTGCACTTCTTCTTTTTTGGTTAAAATAGCTACTCCTGCAATTGCCAAAACCGCTTCCTTTCATGTTTTAGGTTTAATCTCAATGGCCGGTTGTTCTGCCGGACATTGGTACTCGCAGATGCCGCAACCGGTACAAATTTCTTCGTTTACCA
This sequence is a window from Caldithrix abyssi DSM 13497. Protein-coding genes within it:
- a CDS encoding SLC13 family permease translates to MYSLRQRIGFFSGPILFLLLLVIRPSGGMNPQALKVAAVALLMTIWWITEAIPIPATALLPLVLFPGLGVLKASEASAPYAHHLIFLFMGGFLIAIAMEKWNLHKRVALHTIRLVGFSSNRIILGFMIATAFLSMWISNTATTMMMVPIGMAVIKQSVDFIEKSDDYAINTTPPHFKFGTALMLGIAYAASIGGVATIIGTPPNTILVGFIEQTYHMQIRFVQWMMFGVPLAVIMLLIAWLYLTRFASVPEIDRLPGGKELLEAELKKIGKMTKAEGYVLTVFGMVALLWIGRGFIHFGPSTIHDATIAMGGAILLFMIPVNWKEGIFVLDWQSAVRLPWDVILLFGGGLSLARGFSESGLAQWIGEQFVVLQGMNILIIVFIVTFFSLMLTEITSNTATAAVIIPVLGSVAAAMQVHPFLLIIPAGVAASYAFMLPVATPPNAIVFGSRYLTIPQMARIGMVLNLIGAFLITLLVHFALPHIWNLK
- a CDS encoding 4Fe-4S dicluster domain-containing protein, with amino-acid sequence MLKEILEKIANYREPLRPPGALDEELFLKHCIRCRRCVEVCPYKSIKVIKKGLGKNSGTPVIIPRDIPCYLCMICPPECPTDALQPILKKEQVQMGIAKIDQETCLPYMGIICRACYERCPIYTEAIILKDEIYPVVVEEKCVGCGICENVCPNEEPSIVVIKRNASK
- a CDS encoding multiheme c-type cytochrome, whose amino-acid sequence is MDTVKAQQWLIGIFSVLLIIALLIVAGVEMKKSRTFEPVIEIDEMSAKCITCHEEKGIAVNQIDAWKESMHAVSGTGCYECHEAQKDDFDAFTCTGSSILVGRHPTPKDCAKCHEQQVEEFANSKHAHQFWILKNADRSVFENPISTRHGCEQCHNIGNLWPDGSVGECDVCHAKHSYSKAVARQPETCGECHMGPDHPQIEIYLESKHGNIFKAKSAHMDLNYSSKNNERIPLETPVCTTCHMDGNETQPMTHNVSERLAWESQMSWSYRTVWDEENLGNWQKKRERMEAICASCHSPDFYKVYLLTADLVNLQYNEIRRQFVYWTKKLTKEGKISRLEVDGKFYSDPVLNGWDEEPEYLMYYGWHHEGRRFRMGALMMGADYTQWHGIWEVQEKLIELIKWAAEHGDPEAKKIAKSKSPAKFITYPLYDIPGQAWGINARSNTTPFVYNQYPDYWDRVYKNVEAAYQQGLLSDEQWQIWLERYKNKEYYLGTKFANTPAVDSTFNFYKERNDYDLKKMKEQVIDLVLPGKSFFENR
- a CDS encoding ubiquinol-cytochrome c reductase iron-sulfur subunit, with the translated sequence MAEEDKKINRREFFFKSGVFAALGASIALFFRNLILYIFPEKKEKTYHKYLVAHEREFKDGRPKQISLGKTPVYVVPHDGQFKVMSGICTHLGCIIKWEQDKNRFFCPCHNGIFDKLGNVIGGPPPRPLDEFKVVVEDQKIYVYVEDKVRSPWV
- a CDS encoding chaperone NapD, which gives rise to MAIAGVAILTKKEEVQKVYQRLEQLPEITTYGIHEGHYIVAVIETTPQTNLKAYLEEVQNNDPAILGIYPAYVNFEDEVSEIEIDQKDA
- a CDS encoding DUF2202 domain-containing protein; amino-acid sequence: MKRTIITRVLGLVFILSLTFTLVQCSDDSNTVLSSTARSGALTEDVINSFPLEEVSPAEAEGLTFMREEEKLARDVYLTLYGQWGILVFNNISGSEQMHFDAMGYLLQKYNIDDPVVVDSIGVFTNADLQNLYNTLIVQGKDSAAAALKVGALIEEVDIRDLQKELDENVDNEDIQYVYETLMRGSRNHLRAFVSYLSAMGVIYEPQILSQEEYEAIINSPIERGF
- a CDS encoding FKBP-type peptidyl-prolyl cis-trans isomerase, coding for MQISENKVVSIHYTLKNDAGEVLDSSIGQQPLSYLHGRKNIISGLENALTGKNVGDKFHVDIPPEEAYGLRNDDLFQVLPREVFQGVENIEVGMQFYSETPEGVQMITVTNVNGDEITVDANHPLAGETLHFDVEVVDIRDATEEELQHGHVHDGSHQH
- a CDS encoding cytochrome b, whose protein sequence is MKFKEWFLERFPIDYDKFVEFNEKIFIKEPIPTHMKKWLFVMGATPLILFGFQVLTGLFLTFYFMPSPEMAYESIRHITEDVRFGYWVRGMHRWGANLMIISLLLHMTRVFFTQAYRKPRELNWIIGVLLFFLTMTISFTGYSLTYNQLSYWATTVGTNMIKEVPLIGDMMLFFLRGGDVVNANTLTRFYTLHVMILPGIIFFFIFLHIVILRLHGVSIPEGFEEKYYPFYPHHFYKIIIATLFLLTLMSTLTVILPPGIGEPANPAITPQHIKPEWYFFPTYRFLKMVPLHVGIYATAAFVLVFTFWPFIEPLISKDKTKRTIFSRTAGVLTLVITLILTIWETIVI
- a CDS encoding 4Fe-4S binding protein: MIQVLSLAFLVMIPILNVLKITFVTGNYYSLRIWKIEFVDPLFALQDFLLTLSLNRTLLLGLIIPVGIAFFAGKIFCSFICPYNLLAEWLRKIFPGKGRVYPVHSRRYWGILVGWLILAALAGFPILYFVSMPGQIGVFFSDLIFLKMVGTESLIIVVLLALDVVVFNRIWCRELCPVGALLQRFHYKKGLIVSYSEMDCVCSMNETESPCVMRCPIHINPKSNKIYPSCFNCGECVKECYFYGEALKMNFMNLTANLTPRYQLRKEEPIKKEEM